Proteins from one Arthrobacter sp. DNA4 genomic window:
- a CDS encoding DEAD/DEAH box helicase — protein sequence METFNHLRESYFRYYDTPFGLADENLEAERRRILDKDNGVYREPFIELRPEYMASTQSFEDSVQRAQASKDLVEFARTGLIPADRDLYTHQESALVSVVKDKRNVVVTAGTGAGKTEAFLLPLLSNLLAESTSWTGHGSSFATWWRGANSPFVPQRETETGRTKAVRSIILYPMNALVDDQLIRLRKALDSDAARTWLDKNRRGHRFYFGRYTGATPVTGALDNKVAVGNLRSYLQDIDQRSTQMQQLDDESRYFMPHLGGAEMVSRWDMAHAAPDILITNYSMLNVLLLRERDSRYFDSTREWLQASSDHRFTFIVDELHSYRGTDGTEVALLIRNLKMRLGLAEDTNQFQVIAASASLESERDEAFVEEFFGVPRESFDFLSGQLIRAQDPALDLSETGFATPEGVIAHTDELTAASALSNVFFLAENGKPQSKPQAKSLKQMEHYLFPALAEDSRRQAVQKLLKAAAAPPQKTGGVKWPLLRSHLFFRNVPGMWACTDPACPEVQEGGSQTRSVGRLYSEPVSRCLCGSRVLEFLYCQNCGDVFLGGYVPAGSTQPPGKSVTLLADLSDIEHLPDQVGLERTANNYLLYWPQKQRPDLEDLEWSADGKKVEYAFRRSILRPETGELRPTGGNDHTGWTFQVATPAGKRGQNSGVFKRNPEQLSPFPTRCPNCADDWEITHTSDGVVPAADKKRQRSPIRAMRTGFEKINQVLITELLQDLEPANRKTIVFTDSRQDAAKLSSGISLRHYQDLLRLLLRTELAAADQVAADILLAKEHIVDGKKTAETKDAIKRLRAKDLKAFTLLQDVWDLENDMPETEAIRQLAQSPSLPVLTDRVSQRLVEMGINPGGPSASLQQTDEKVPSSWSHIYRWDPSPARKTDLSTAQRKLEGSIDKNLQKEIIDGLFSGVGRDYESLGLGWVGLVESVSAVESVPSSPAAIAQSSLRILAGMRRFAGMRNVSDTPPRKLKTFWQAVSVKFDMDIDDVQTSVRKVWGDAVSNFLIHAETVTIYQPSSSEWTCQTCRRRHLVYGCGLCTYCGKDLPEATAHGTDLDYYGHKATYEQGQFRLTAAELTGQTDRLAAQSRQARFQNVFLNQTENKKSDGIELLSVTTTMEAGVDIGALDSVILANMPPTRFNYQQRVGRAGRRLTPMAVSLTVCRGRSHDEYYFGRPELITNEPTPPPYLALKRPEIYTRALRSETLRRAFIDFTDALSLDDGFSGLGNNTHGQFGLVSDWATVKPLLSRWLNDNWSTVEEAATGLATYTNLSQDDLDIARTSIASLAEDISLVAFSDIPGHSDLSQRLAESGLLPMFGFPSKVRDLYLKKPSSAFPWPPDNVIDRDAAMAVNQFAPGSELVRDGKIYPVIGVASFYPAGRTVTAEDNALGDQRLIDVCRQCAYVEEKPAGSEHAAGSCPQCGADPGIFSTIDLREPKGYRAGTPRDFDGNFSWSPKSTSTRAVADLQRLLFVSLPGSVTYSGRGKRYVINDNSGKSFQFKQALPNDYWGGYIAIAPDGTSAVHTDQSEPSIAAALGTIQPTDFLFYGPQSAVIKHQGLRLDLSTGAPQQHGAYDSIQGRRAAWYSLSFLMRTVAAKKLDIQSQEFNAGIYTGLKDGEPTTFAFLADTLENGAGFSSHLGRPEILHEYLAEVDTYLDELAGEHSLECSSSCYRCLRDYSNMAYHALLDWRLAKDLKAVLDGRNLTIELDKHRQAIKNWAAVYNVAALKNDFAACALWDKPAEGRIAVILRHPLESGEAALLSDRLAKATAQIQAEQDGLDGVVYVDSFMLDRNPSHVVNLFRSSF from the coding sequence GTGGAAACGTTCAACCACTTGCGGGAGTCATATTTTCGTTATTACGACACACCGTTCGGACTTGCTGATGAAAACCTTGAAGCAGAACGGCGGCGGATCCTCGACAAGGACAACGGCGTCTACAGGGAACCCTTCATCGAACTGCGCCCCGAATACATGGCCTCCACGCAGTCCTTCGAGGATTCAGTCCAACGGGCCCAGGCCTCAAAGGACCTGGTTGAGTTCGCGCGGACCGGTCTCATCCCTGCCGATCGGGACCTGTACACCCACCAGGAGTCAGCCCTGGTTTCGGTCGTAAAGGACAAACGGAATGTGGTGGTGACCGCAGGCACCGGTGCAGGAAAGACCGAGGCCTTTCTCCTGCCCCTACTTTCTAACCTTTTGGCCGAATCAACCTCCTGGACCGGTCATGGGTCATCTTTCGCGACATGGTGGAGAGGGGCAAATAGTCCATTCGTGCCACAGCGGGAGACAGAGACTGGTCGCACTAAGGCTGTCCGCTCCATCATTTTGTATCCAATGAACGCGCTGGTTGATGATCAGCTCATTCGGCTGCGAAAGGCACTGGACAGCGATGCGGCTCGGACGTGGCTAGATAAGAACAGGCGGGGCCACCGCTTTTACTTCGGGCGGTACACCGGGGCAACGCCCGTCACAGGAGCGCTGGACAACAAAGTTGCTGTCGGCAATCTACGCTCATATCTTCAAGATATTGATCAGCGCAGTACCCAGATGCAGCAACTCGATGACGAGTCTAGGTACTTCATGCCCCATCTTGGCGGAGCTGAAATGGTCTCCCGGTGGGACATGGCCCACGCGGCCCCTGACATTCTCATCACCAACTATTCGATGCTCAACGTCCTGCTCCTGCGCGAGCGTGACAGTCGGTACTTCGATTCAACCCGTGAGTGGCTTCAAGCCAGCTCTGACCATCGATTCACATTCATCGTCGACGAACTGCACTCCTACAGAGGTACCGACGGCACAGAAGTAGCGCTACTCATCCGCAATCTAAAAATGAGGCTCGGACTGGCTGAAGATACCAACCAGTTCCAAGTCATCGCCGCCTCAGCCTCCTTGGAATCTGAACGGGACGAAGCCTTCGTCGAGGAATTCTTTGGGGTGCCGCGCGAATCTTTTGATTTCCTTTCCGGACAGCTCATCCGCGCTCAAGATCCGGCTCTTGACCTGTCGGAAACGGGCTTCGCAACACCGGAGGGAGTCATCGCCCACACGGACGAGCTCACAGCAGCCAGTGCCCTGAGTAACGTCTTCTTCCTGGCCGAAAATGGGAAGCCTCAATCAAAACCGCAGGCGAAGTCTCTAAAACAGATGGAACATTATCTATTCCCCGCGCTGGCTGAAGATTCACGCCGTCAAGCAGTACAGAAGCTCTTGAAAGCTGCTGCAGCGCCTCCGCAAAAAACAGGTGGGGTCAAATGGCCTTTGCTGCGAAGCCATCTTTTTTTCCGCAATGTACCGGGCATGTGGGCCTGCACCGACCCGGCCTGCCCTGAAGTTCAGGAAGGAGGCAGCCAGACGCGTTCTGTAGGACGCCTGTACTCGGAACCGGTCAGCCGATGCCTGTGCGGCTCCAGAGTACTGGAATTCCTGTACTGCCAAAATTGTGGAGACGTCTTCCTGGGAGGGTATGTACCCGCGGGTTCGACCCAACCTCCCGGAAAGTCAGTAACCCTGCTGGCAGACCTGTCGGACATAGAACATCTGCCCGATCAGGTGGGTCTTGAGCGAACAGCCAATAACTATCTGCTTTACTGGCCGCAGAAGCAGAGACCGGATCTGGAGGATCTGGAATGGTCTGCAGACGGAAAAAAGGTGGAGTACGCATTTCGACGCTCGATCCTCAGACCCGAGACGGGCGAGCTCCGTCCAACCGGCGGTAACGACCACACCGGCTGGACATTCCAGGTGGCTACACCAGCAGGCAAGCGCGGCCAGAACTCGGGCGTGTTCAAACGGAACCCCGAGCAGTTGTCTCCGTTTCCTACGCGGTGCCCTAATTGCGCCGATGACTGGGAGATAACCCACACCTCTGACGGGGTCGTGCCAGCGGCAGACAAGAAACGTCAAAGATCACCCATTCGGGCCATGCGCACCGGTTTCGAAAAAATAAATCAGGTGCTCATCACGGAACTACTCCAAGACCTCGAGCCGGCGAACCGGAAAACCATCGTCTTCACGGACAGCCGACAGGACGCCGCCAAGTTATCGTCCGGAATCAGCCTTCGGCATTACCAGGATCTGTTGCGGTTGCTCCTCCGTACGGAACTTGCGGCAGCAGACCAGGTTGCAGCCGACATTCTGTTAGCCAAGGAACATATCGTCGACGGAAAGAAGACCGCAGAGACCAAGGACGCGATCAAACGCCTGCGTGCTAAGGATCTGAAGGCATTCACCCTGCTGCAGGACGTGTGGGACCTTGAGAATGACATGCCGGAAACGGAGGCCATCCGCCAGCTTGCTCAATCTCCTTCGCTTCCCGTACTTACTGACCGTGTTAGTCAGCGGTTGGTGGAGATGGGTATAAATCCCGGCGGTCCATCGGCTTCCCTCCAACAAACTGACGAGAAGGTCCCGTCCTCCTGGTCGCATATTTACCGCTGGGATCCTTCACCAGCACGGAAAACAGACCTATCCACTGCTCAGAGGAAGCTCGAGGGTTCCATAGACAAAAACCTGCAGAAGGAGATCATTGACGGGTTATTTTCCGGCGTAGGACGCGACTATGAGTCTCTAGGCTTAGGTTGGGTTGGACTCGTTGAATCTGTCAGCGCCGTCGAGAGTGTCCCGTCCTCTCCGGCTGCCATCGCACAGTCCAGCTTGCGCATTCTTGCCGGAATGCGCCGATTCGCCGGTATGAGAAACGTATCCGACACGCCACCGAGGAAGCTGAAGACCTTCTGGCAGGCAGTCTCGGTGAAGTTCGACATGGACATTGATGACGTTCAGACGTCGGTCCGGAAGGTATGGGGCGATGCAGTATCTAACTTCCTCATCCACGCCGAGACGGTAACCATCTACCAGCCCTCTAGCAGTGAATGGACATGTCAGACTTGCCGACGGCGGCACCTGGTATACGGGTGCGGTCTATGCACGTATTGCGGTAAGGACCTCCCGGAGGCAACTGCTCATGGGACAGATCTTGATTACTACGGGCATAAGGCCACTTATGAGCAAGGCCAGTTCCGTCTCACCGCGGCTGAACTTACCGGCCAAACCGATCGGCTCGCCGCCCAATCCCGGCAAGCCCGGTTCCAAAATGTTTTCCTCAACCAGACGGAGAACAAGAAGTCCGATGGGATTGAGCTGCTCTCCGTCACCACAACGATGGAAGCGGGCGTCGATATTGGCGCCCTCGATTCCGTCATCTTGGCCAACATGCCACCTACCCGCTTCAACTACCAGCAGCGCGTAGGGCGTGCCGGCCGACGTCTGACGCCCATGGCGGTGTCACTCACCGTGTGCAGGGGCCGCAGCCACGATGAGTATTACTTTGGACGGCCCGAACTCATCACCAATGAACCGACACCGCCGCCATACCTGGCCCTCAAACGTCCCGAAATTTATACACGGGCTTTGAGAAGTGAAACGCTTCGTCGTGCATTCATTGACTTTACCGACGCCCTTTCTCTGGATGACGGATTTTCCGGTTTAGGGAACAACACACATGGCCAGTTTGGGTTGGTGTCGGACTGGGCAACGGTGAAGCCACTGCTCAGTCGATGGCTGAATGACAACTGGTCCACAGTTGAAGAGGCGGCGACTGGTTTGGCGACGTACACGAACCTAAGCCAGGATGACTTGGACATCGCCCGTACCAGTATCGCGTCCCTGGCTGAGGATATTTCCTTAGTTGCCTTCAGCGACATCCCTGGCCATTCCGACCTTAGTCAGCGGTTGGCCGAAAGCGGTCTCCTGCCGATGTTCGGGTTCCCCTCAAAGGTGCGGGACCTCTACCTCAAAAAACCAAGCTCCGCTTTCCCCTGGCCGCCGGACAATGTGATCGACCGCGATGCAGCGATGGCAGTCAACCAGTTCGCGCCGGGTAGTGAGCTTGTGCGCGACGGGAAAATTTATCCTGTCATCGGAGTGGCCTCCTTCTACCCCGCTGGTCGCACAGTCACGGCTGAAGACAATGCATTGGGCGACCAGCGACTAATCGATGTATGCAGGCAGTGTGCATACGTGGAAGAAAAACCAGCAGGCTCAGAACACGCAGCAGGCTCTTGCCCACAGTGCGGAGCTGACCCCGGAATCTTTAGTACCATCGACCTCCGGGAGCCAAAAGGTTATCGCGCAGGCACCCCCCGAGACTTCGACGGCAACTTCTCCTGGTCACCCAAGTCGACCTCAACCCGCGCGGTGGCCGACCTCCAAAGACTGCTATTTGTCTCCCTCCCCGGTTCAGTCACATATTCGGGCCGTGGGAAGAGGTACGTGATCAATGACAACTCCGGCAAATCCTTCCAGTTCAAGCAGGCCCTCCCGAATGATTACTGGGGCGGCTACATAGCCATAGCTCCTGACGGGACGAGCGCGGTGCACACCGACCAGTCCGAACCTTCCATCGCTGCTGCGCTGGGAACTATTCAACCGACGGACTTCCTGTTCTACGGACCGCAGTCAGCAGTGATCAAACATCAGGGGCTACGGCTGGATCTGAGCACCGGAGCGCCTCAACAACACGGCGCGTATGACTCTATTCAAGGCCGCCGAGCGGCTTGGTACTCCCTGAGCTTCCTGATGAGGACAGTGGCTGCGAAGAAGCTAGACATCCAATCCCAGGAATTCAACGCCGGAATCTATACGGGACTGAAGGACGGCGAGCCAACCACGTTCGCCTTTCTTGCCGACACCTTGGAAAACGGCGCGGGCTTCAGCAGCCACCTGGGAAGACCCGAGATCCTTCACGAATACCTTGCCGAGGTTGACACATACCTGGACGAGCTTGCGGGTGAGCACTCACTCGAGTGCTCGTCATCCTGCTATCGCTGCCTGCGCGACTATTCTAATATGGCGTACCACGCGCTTCTTGATTGGCGTCTAGCCAAAGACCTGAAAGCAGTACTCGACGGCCGGAACCTGACCATTGAGCTGGACAAGCATCGGCAAGCAATCAAAAACTGGGCCGCGGTTTACAACGTTGCCGCACTCAAGAATGATTTCGCCGCCTGCGCCCTTTGGGACAAACCAGCCGAAGGACGCATCGCGGTGATCCTGCGGCATCCATTGGAATCAGGAGAAGCTGCCCTTTTGTCAGACAGACTTGCAAAGGCAACGGCACAAATCCAAGCAGAACAGGACGGCTTGGATGGAGTGGTTTATGTCGACTCGTTTATGCTCGACCGAAATCCTAGCCATGTCGTGAACCTTTTCCGCAGCAGCTTTTAG
- a CDS encoding DNA cytosine methyltransferase produces the protein MDEMKRASELTVVEICAGAGGQSLGLHLAGFRHTLAVELDRDAAQTLALNLSRLAAAEGQPEPKVAVGDVADDSVWNPTEHAGVSLLAGGVPCPPFSIAGKQLGSSDERDLFAWAVEAAGRMQPDAVLLENVRGLSMPRFAGYRQAVLDRLAELGYRADWRLLEAKDYGVPQLRPRFILVALREEFAPYFNWPEPTPAVQTVGSALYDLMAANGWPGAEVWAKRADRIAPTIVGGSKKHGGPDLGPTRAKRDWRALGVDGLGIADAAPGPDVPVDFVPKLTNQMVARIQGWSGQAYEWDFAERKGRKTTTYRQIGNAFPPPVARAVGVAIAAALRKDGTPTGRHGAGSHDEVYRALREHAGFVSFAGLRKALGGSLADSEIERRIDFISRDFEVEVRVRRGVPMYKLGEWRAFRGQANHARHEVFAVDRLRAKVS, from the coding sequence ATGGATGAAATGAAACGCGCGAGTGAGCTGACAGTGGTCGAGATCTGCGCTGGGGCAGGTGGTCAGAGCCTCGGGTTGCACCTTGCGGGGTTCCGGCACACACTCGCAGTTGAGCTTGACCGCGACGCGGCCCAAACCCTCGCGCTTAATCTTTCTCGCCTTGCAGCCGCTGAGGGGCAGCCGGAGCCGAAAGTTGCGGTGGGGGACGTTGCTGACGACTCAGTGTGGAACCCCACTGAACATGCGGGAGTCTCGCTGCTCGCGGGCGGAGTGCCCTGCCCCCCGTTCTCGATTGCCGGTAAGCAACTCGGTTCGTCGGATGAGCGCGATTTGTTCGCCTGGGCCGTCGAGGCTGCTGGTCGCATGCAGCCTGACGCGGTGCTGCTGGAGAACGTCCGCGGGTTATCGATGCCGCGTTTTGCCGGGTATCGGCAGGCCGTCCTCGACCGGTTGGCCGAGCTGGGTTACCGCGCCGACTGGCGGCTGCTTGAGGCGAAGGATTACGGTGTCCCGCAATTACGGCCTCGCTTCATCCTCGTGGCTCTGCGTGAAGAATTCGCGCCCTACTTCAACTGGCCTGAACCGACCCCTGCGGTGCAGACGGTGGGCTCTGCACTCTATGACCTGATGGCAGCGAACGGGTGGCCGGGCGCCGAGGTTTGGGCGAAGAGGGCCGACCGAATTGCCCCGACCATCGTTGGCGGCTCCAAGAAGCATGGCGGGCCTGACCTCGGCCCGACACGGGCGAAGCGCGATTGGCGCGCCCTCGGAGTCGACGGCCTTGGGATCGCAGACGCAGCGCCCGGCCCCGATGTCCCAGTGGACTTCGTCCCCAAGCTGACGAATCAGATGGTTGCCCGTATTCAGGGCTGGTCGGGCCAGGCGTACGAGTGGGACTTTGCCGAGCGCAAAGGGCGAAAAACTACAACCTACCGGCAGATCGGTAACGCCTTTCCCCCACCGGTAGCCCGTGCTGTCGGGGTCGCTATAGCAGCCGCATTACGTAAAGACGGAACTCCCACCGGCCGCCACGGCGCGGGCAGCCATGACGAGGTCTACCGCGCGCTACGCGAGCATGCTGGTTTTGTCTCGTTCGCAGGGTTGCGGAAGGCGCTCGGAGGGAGTCTCGCCGACAGTGAGATCGAGCGCAGGATTGACTTTATCAGCCGTGACTTTGAGGTTGAGGTGCGCGTTCGCCGCGGCGTGCCAATGTACAAGCTAGGGGAGTGGCGGGCCTTCCGCGGGCAGGCGAACCACGCCCGCCACGAAGTGTTTGCGGTCGATCGCTTGCGCGCCAAGGTTAGCTAG
- a CDS encoding DEAD/DEAH box helicase codes for MMPDQPSLSISLGLEVTHARLVARPGLEDDLRRLAVGFRTSVQRSPGSVEIELDDLLTNLEVLSRWPHTADGDVLWDGQLQALVVDSLHDAQTLSSQLHDRRAEAAVGSEAVHGLLGPEWTGDLTSFQLRDIAKLLSLRHGANFSVPGAGKTRVGLAVFHALRRQENLERLLIVGPKSSYDAWCYENRECLQPPLTMEVADGVPASTVEAIIVNYERLPNMVSSLGRWLTERPSMIILDEAHRMKLGADGAYGAACLALGPRGRRRFILTGTPAPNGVRDLENLFGFVWPGTGRQSVLRAVNGGDLADASRTLRPLFTRTTKHELDLPPVETSLRVVPLPPLHAEIYEALVGQFSARAAGHEGDFQALGRILVYMLMAATSPALLAVGTTRYEPLAYQVPPLPVPERSSLYQLMQDLPTYEMSPKYQEVLAIVSQNAAQGRKTLVWSTFIRSLNTLQRILARFGPAVVHGGTPDREEQIQRFRSDPDCLVLLSNPATLGEGISLHHECHDAVYVDRDFAAGRFLQSLDRIHRLGLRPDTTTRVTVLAAEGTIDEVVAARLASKLKFMGGILDDPAVQQLADLDEEPPVGGVLDQADLQSLMGHLRATAT; via the coding sequence ATGATGCCCGACCAGCCAAGCCTCAGCATCAGCCTCGGGTTGGAGGTTACGCACGCCCGGCTCGTCGCTCGGCCAGGGCTGGAGGATGACCTCCGTAGACTGGCGGTCGGCTTCCGCACTAGCGTGCAACGGTCGCCAGGTAGTGTCGAGATTGAGCTCGACGACCTCCTAACAAACCTTGAGGTACTCAGCAGATGGCCGCATACGGCAGATGGTGATGTGCTTTGGGACGGACAGCTACAGGCGCTCGTAGTCGACTCGCTGCATGATGCTCAGACACTGTCTAGTCAGTTGCATGACCGCAGAGCGGAGGCGGCAGTGGGTTCCGAAGCCGTCCACGGCCTTCTCGGGCCTGAATGGACAGGAGACCTCACATCCTTTCAGCTGCGCGACATCGCCAAGCTTCTGTCGCTTCGGCACGGAGCCAACTTTTCCGTCCCCGGTGCTGGTAAGACGAGAGTCGGACTTGCTGTATTTCACGCGCTGAGGCGCCAAGAGAATCTCGAGCGACTACTCATCGTCGGACCCAAGTCCAGCTACGACGCGTGGTGCTATGAGAACAGGGAATGCCTGCAGCCGCCGCTGACTATGGAGGTGGCCGATGGCGTCCCAGCGAGCACTGTGGAAGCAATCATCGTCAATTATGAGCGCCTCCCCAACATGGTCAGCTCGCTTGGTCGCTGGCTCACAGAACGGCCCTCCATGATCATCCTCGATGAGGCCCATCGCATGAAGCTCGGGGCGGACGGTGCATACGGCGCGGCCTGCCTCGCTCTCGGCCCTCGCGGGAGGCGCCGGTTTATCCTTACAGGGACACCAGCCCCGAACGGGGTCAGGGACCTCGAAAACCTCTTCGGATTCGTGTGGCCCGGTACTGGTCGCCAAAGCGTACTTCGGGCGGTGAACGGTGGCGACCTAGCCGATGCCAGCCGCACGCTCAGACCTCTCTTCACGCGAACGACCAAACATGAGCTCGATCTGCCGCCAGTGGAGACCAGCCTGCGAGTTGTACCGCTGCCTCCTTTGCACGCTGAAATTTACGAGGCCCTCGTTGGGCAGTTCTCCGCGCGCGCGGCCGGACACGAGGGCGACTTCCAGGCGCTTGGCCGAATTCTGGTATACATGCTAATGGCTGCGACCAGCCCTGCCCTGCTCGCAGTCGGGACCACGCGGTATGAGCCGCTTGCATACCAAGTGCCGCCGCTGCCGGTTCCCGAGCGATCATCGCTCTATCAGCTGATGCAGGACCTCCCAACCTACGAGATGTCGCCGAAATACCAGGAAGTGCTTGCGATAGTTAGCCAGAATGCTGCCCAGGGTCGAAAGACGCTCGTATGGTCAACGTTTATCCGCAGCCTTAACACACTGCAGAGAATTCTGGCGAGATTTGGCCCTGCCGTGGTCCACGGTGGCACTCCCGATCGCGAAGAGCAGATCCAACGGTTCCGGAGTGACCCTGACTGTCTGGTGCTGCTGTCCAATCCTGCAACGCTCGGCGAGGGGATCAGCCTGCATCACGAGTGCCACGACGCGGTTTACGTTGACCGAGACTTCGCCGCTGGGCGCTTCCTACAGAGCCTAGATCGTATTCATCGCCTTGGGCTCAGGCCGGACACCACGACCCGAGTCACCGTTCTCGCCGCAGAAGGCACCATCGATGAGGTGGTCGCGGCACGGCTCGCGAGCAAGCTGAAGTTTATGGGAGGCATCCTCGACGATCCAGCGGTTCAGCAGCTGGCTGATCTGGACGAGGAGCCTCCGGTCGGTGGAGTTTTGGACCAGGCGGACCTTCAGTCGTTGATGGGCCACTTGCGTGCGACTGCCACCTGA
- a CDS encoding DUF3883 domain-containing protein encodes MRLPPEPILLAARRWLEILPLSGGIPRAQALLATHKQYSDLSPTQYATALGWLRDMELLEKIGSPIPLANLVLGAIFENAAPPWVQDADELVQSPDELPSDVVSAGEVLGLDADGVYEQLVTSWGKVDTAVRERVGFAGEAALVSILNERADSRVDHVSTWSDGFGYDIAFAQGDASAHLEVKSTTRTGRFTAYLSRHEYKVMLRDPRWVLVVVRLTSDLDIAAVGSVPREWIGAAVPRDAGSFGSWASCKLEVPGEVIEERVTQLGTDVASRLPPWRTV; translated from the coding sequence GTGCGACTGCCACCTGAGCCGATCCTGCTCGCTGCCCGGCGCTGGTTGGAAATTCTCCCATTGAGTGGTGGCATCCCACGTGCCCAGGCATTACTGGCGACCCACAAACAGTACAGCGACTTGTCACCCACTCAGTATGCAACAGCACTCGGTTGGCTGCGTGACATGGAGCTACTCGAAAAGATCGGATCACCGATTCCGTTGGCCAACTTGGTACTCGGCGCCATCTTCGAGAATGCGGCACCTCCGTGGGTGCAGGACGCCGACGAGCTTGTTCAGTCACCAGACGAGTTGCCCTCGGACGTTGTTTCGGCCGGTGAAGTGCTGGGCCTTGATGCGGACGGTGTATACGAGCAGCTCGTCACCAGTTGGGGCAAGGTCGACACCGCTGTTCGCGAACGGGTTGGTTTTGCGGGCGAAGCAGCGCTTGTCTCCATCCTCAATGAGCGCGCTGACAGCCGTGTTGACCATGTGTCGACGTGGTCCGATGGGTTCGGATACGACATCGCCTTCGCTCAGGGTGATGCATCTGCCCACTTGGAGGTGAAAAGTACAACGAGGACTGGACGATTCACTGCCTACTTGTCACGGCACGAGTACAAGGTGATGCTACGAGACCCTCGTTGGGTGCTCGTCGTCGTGCGGCTTACCTCCGACCTCGACATCGCCGCAGTGGGCTCAGTGCCCCGAGAGTGGATTGGTGCGGCCGTACCACGTGACGCAGGATCTTTTGGAAGCTGGGCGTCATGCAAGCTCGAGGTGCCTGGAGAGGTTATCGAAGAACGTGTCACGCAGCTTGGAACGGATGTGGCCAGCAGACTTCCGCCATGGCGTACCGTGTAG
- a CDS encoding transcriptional regulator has product MPDFGIPPKGEEIKAVIDQRLKLAMTENGAKVTIDWRGEPRHLYVISVPVEMLYFNPDTHRIRAQRTLDPERDRAIEENPWGQVAQDYLHDLLRQRPSNPDQTDPDYTALMDELDDVGQREPGIVTPHGILVDGNTRAAALIDLGEQNIRVGVLPEDTSRKDINAVELSLQLRKDRRRDYSYINRLIAIDEELGRGRTEADVAKDFNIKLATLQRDRWVYALILDAIDRSKTADGAALRLIDFEQHQEKLRELHRDFSKLAMTDSDAAKTLMQSRLAMVLLDYPKTSLRLAEADFHTRYLESRLPEDLKPNLSVLEEVLVPGIPGAVLPRQSSASAAAEALTNQLLRAKATATDGKSASPADVAWAAGVMKQARDTFDTAVKLAGQNAELVKRQTAVPERLTDAADYVTQCASEFAEAKAKRALDDEAFDDALIVLRDSLQSLARQAGRTFSAPGEGVAWLLNAVRSR; this is encoded by the coding sequence ATGCCAGACTTCGGCATTCCTCCCAAGGGGGAGGAGATCAAAGCAGTCATCGACCAGCGCCTCAAACTTGCGATGACAGAAAACGGTGCGAAGGTCACGATTGACTGGCGTGGTGAGCCCCGCCACCTGTACGTGATTTCCGTGCCGGTCGAGATGCTCTACTTCAACCCGGATACCCACCGAATCCGTGCTCAGCGGACCCTCGACCCAGAACGCGATAGGGCCATTGAGGAGAACCCTTGGGGTCAAGTAGCCCAGGACTACCTCCACGATCTGCTTAGGCAACGGCCGTCCAACCCAGACCAAACGGACCCCGATTACACCGCCCTGATGGACGAGCTGGACGACGTCGGCCAGCGCGAGCCTGGGATCGTTACCCCTCACGGGATCCTGGTCGACGGCAACACGCGAGCCGCCGCGCTGATCGATCTCGGCGAGCAGAACATCAGGGTCGGCGTTCTGCCGGAAGACACCTCGCGCAAAGACATCAACGCCGTGGAGTTGTCACTCCAGCTGCGGAAGGACCGCCGGCGCGACTACTCCTACATCAATCGCCTCATCGCGATTGACGAGGAACTCGGGCGCGGGCGCACGGAAGCCGATGTTGCGAAGGATTTCAATATCAAGCTTGCGACGCTGCAGCGAGACCGCTGGGTCTATGCGCTAATACTCGACGCGATTGACCGCAGTAAGACCGCGGACGGGGCGGCCCTGCGTCTGATTGATTTCGAACAGCACCAGGAAAAGCTGCGTGAGCTCCACCGCGACTTTTCGAAGCTGGCTATGACCGACTCTGATGCTGCCAAAACCCTGATGCAGTCGCGTCTGGCAATGGTTCTCCTGGACTACCCGAAGACCTCCTTGCGTCTCGCTGAAGCAGATTTCCACACGCGATATCTCGAGAGCCGTCTCCCGGAGGACCTAAAACCGAACTTGTCCGTTTTAGAAGAGGTCTTAGTCCCGGGTATTCCCGGGGCGGTCCTACCAAGGCAGAGTAGTGCTTCTGCCGCAGCCGAAGCTCTCACAAACCAGCTTCTCCGTGCCAAGGCGACGGCGACTGATGGCAAGAGCGCCAGTCCCGCGGATGTCGCATGGGCTGCCGGTGTCATGAAGCAGGCGCGAGATACGTTCGACACCGCCGTGAAGCTTGCTGGGCAGAACGCAGAACTCGTGAAGCGGCAGACCGCGGTACCAGAGCGGCTGACTGATGCAGCGGACTACGTCACTCAATGTGCAAGCGAATTCGCTGAGGCGAAGGCAAAGCGCGCCCTCGACGACGAGGCTTTTGACGACGCACTGATCGTGCTCCGCGATAGCCTCCAAAGCCTCGCCCGCCAGGCTGGACGCACCTTCTCCGCGCCCGGGGAAGGTGTTGCTTGGCTGCTCAACGCCGTCCGGTCCAGGTGA